A region of the Cannabis sativa cultivar Pink pepper isolate KNU-18-1 chromosome 3, ASM2916894v1, whole genome shotgun sequence genome:
gaaaaacaagatgcaccttgttaacataggtagtaccaatcaatccatttaagctctcttcaactgtgtagtcccatacctacacagtctcagaatcatcccacttgaccttccccaggcggtgtgggattgcacagcttacccggtgtttccccttacggatcacgggactactgactgtcacaataattatttataattattaaatagataaaatTAACATTTGAATAATTAGGATAGAAAAatggtatttaaaaaaaagatggaAAGTttcattaaatgaaataaataaggaaacttacaaaaatattgactTTTGgtcaaatttttacaaaaatactgccacacGGCAGAAATAACTTTATACTGTCTtgacctatttttttttttcttttatactataaacaccaaaaaaaaaaatgagacctCTATCTTTCACACCCACAAACAGAATCACTACAGGAACACTAGAACAATCGAAAAACAACTATTAATTCCGGTGAGATTGAGAAAAACAATGAAATCGATGTCAAAAAAATAATCATGGCAAACCAattgtaaaacaacactaaaacaaatcaaataaaagaaagaaaaaaagaattaaaaaactAACAATGTTCTGCATAGCGTCAATACCATATGCAAtaacaactatatttgcaagccTAATCTTAGAAAATCAGaataaaaaaactactaaaacaatacAAAAACAAATGTAAAACAATTAGCAGATATAATcacttaaaaaaaacataaaagaatcACACACCTCAAAACTTTTTTTCTAGTGAGTTCGtcaaatgtatttatagaagaaccagaattaaaaaaaacacaaaataaccatagagaatgaagaagaaatgtattttatagcctccatcttccacacccaCGGATAGAACCACCACAGCACCACGAGAACACCTAGAAACCAATCATTAATTCCAGCGAGATGGAGTAAGAACAGTGAAATCGacgtcaaaaaaataaattatggaaaacaaccgtaaaacaacactaaaataaataaaaaaataattaaaaaaactaaccATCTTTTGCACAGCCTCAACAGTACTAGATGCAATAGAGGCTATATTTGCAAGCTCAGTTCTGGAAAATCAGAATAAAAAACCACACTAACTCATATCTTTTCCAAAAACGTGACTAAAAACTtccaaaactaaataaaaaatgaaaagaagatgaagaagaagaattgagcaagaaaaaaaaacttatatattAATGTAGAAAGATATAGAGAACTTGACAAAGCAAAGagtgaaaaaaagaagaagataatGAATAGGAAGAGAGAATAATGAGGAAGTGAGATTAAAGTGAAATGAACAGGTATTAAAATCTAGGGTGGGGTAAATTGTGCCATAAATAcctaatattttagattttatacacttaaataccttatctttatttttggaggcaaaAATACTCAATGTTATAATTCTCTTATACTCGTTATTACCACTtccgttaactcataaatatggacacATGGAGAGCCtagatgcattacatttatttattttattttaaaacttaatatttttaatattagaaactaaatgctacttgttttaaaaaaaaaatgagagcgATGCAATACCAAATTACCAAAGCTGAGTGAACCAGTGCAGTATATAGAACATAGTTATCGAATTGAAGTGCCAATACCATGTAAAAATTGTTATgagaattgttttttttttttttttttttttgaaacaagtagcatttaaagacatgtaccaaatcatgccctctgaactttgacatgtacgtACCAAACCATTTACCAAATATagaaggctaattaggatttttaccccccgaactttgacatgtaccaaatcatgtcccctgaacttttaaggtcgttaaaaatgccccctgaactattgagattgttagatttaaagacttttgtctaattttagtaaaaaaagtctaacatggatgaaaattcATGGGACATGAtctagtatatgtcaaagttcgaggggcatgatttagtagatatcaaagtctggggagcatgatttagtacataaacaatcactaaaatagtaaaatgtaatgaaattaaacaaaagtccttaaatctaacaatctcaataattcaggaagaatttttaacggaCAGAAAAGTTCAGGGagtatgatttagtatatgttaAAGTTTAGGGAGTAAAAATCCTTATTAGCCTTTCTAAAACTTTTAACTTTGCGACTTATAAGCTAAGGGAGCGTTTGCCAAAAATATAATTGGCATGGTTGAGCTTTCTTCTATAACCAACAACCATCTTATGAAATGACTACGAGCTCTAAGGCTtatgttattttgttttatcaatCTATAAAcgtcttttctttttcaaaaataaaaaaaaccaatgtaaaaaaaatgatatttgtgTAAATAACCCATCTAAAAAATCATTTTGGTTCATACAATATGGGCCTATAAAGCCCATTGGGCCAACAACAAACATCAGAACCCTATAACTAAAAGCTCTCTCAATCACTATCGTTTGACATCTCACTCTGTGCCGCCGAGTCTCAACCCCTCTCTCCTCTCTCTGCTGATCTCTTCTCTTCGCCGGACCTCCGGACAAAGGTAACTAactattatatacatattattatttatgtatatgtatatattttagtatGTATTTGTGAATCTGTTAATATATTTCTGTATCAGTACTAATATGGAGGTTTTTGTATGTAACTATGGATTATATGAATGTCATACagtatttgaaatattatttatatattgataGAATGAATGGTACAAGCTTTGTTTTGTGAAATTTGTCAAACTAAGAATGAGAAATACTAAAATTTACAAAACAACCTTACTTAATCTACTCAATGCTGTGTAAATGGTTACACAGTATACTTCATAATTGTTTCTGCCACCATACAAGATTATTTTACCAATAAAAATGTTCATAATGGTTAGTTTGGCAAAGGACTCAAATTTAAAGTTGTGAAAATACATATGAAATGAATTCTGATAATGAGCAATCGATGAATTGAAATTGTTTAGGTTCCATTTTTGACTCATTGGGTTGGGTTGTTTTGCAGTTAAGGTAAGCCATGGTGAAGCACAACAACGTTATCCCTAATGGCCATTTCAAGAAGCATTGGCAGAACTATGTTAAGACATGGTTCAACCAACCTGCAAGGAAGACCAGAAGAAGGATCGGTGAGTCAGCATTTATGAATTGGGTCTATAAATCTAGGACTTATGTTATTGATACATTTGTTTgtgtttattataaaattatcatCAGCTCGCCAGAAGAAGGCTGTGAAGATTTTCCCCAGGCCTACTGCTGGACCCCTTCGCCCTGTTGTTCATGGACAGACTTTGAAGTACAACATGAAGGTTCGGGCTGGCAGGGGTTTCTCATTGGAAGAACTCAAGGTGAGTAGTTTTGGGATTGTGATATTTTCATATCAACAATTACTTTCTGTAATGGCTTTCCATTGTTCTGTGAATTTGAAGTTGTGCAAATATGGAAAATGTGTCTTGCGTGTCTTGATATGTGTCTGATCATATGCAAAATATCTTGAGGATGGAAATGAtaattgttttgatttttacttaATGATTTGAATGTGTTTTgcatggcttgatggatttcAATGTTGTGTGCCTTGTGTGTAATTATGAAACATTTTACAATATGGATCATTCTCCCTGTCTCTATAAGTTTCTGATCATATTTTAAGCAAGATACTGAGAGGTCAGGACAGTGTTGATGTGTCCATATTCAGGTGCTATGATCACAAGTTCCTGATGTATATTTGTTTGGTACTTTTTGTGTTGTCTTCCAGGCTGCTGGGATCCCCAAGAAGCTTGCACCTACCATTGGTATATCGGTTGATCACCGCCGCAGGAACAGATCTTTGGAGGGTCTCCAATCTAATGTTCAGAGGCTCAAGACTTACAAGGCTAAACTTGTCGTCTTCCCAAGGCGTGCTCGCAAGTTTAAGGTAAAGTTACAGTCTTTTTTTGTATTCATTGGGCTGTACCAGTGACCGTTTTTATAATTATGTTATCTCATCTTTACTCGTTTTCTTTTAGGCTGGAGATTCTGCCCCAGAGGAGTTGGCCAATGCTACTCAGGTCCAAGGCGAGTTCTTGCCTATTGCTCGAGAGAAGCCAGCATTTGAACTTGTTAAGATTACCGATGACATGAAGTCATTCAAGGCTTACAACAAGCTCAGGTTGGAGCGCACAAACGCACGCCATCTTGGTGCTCGGTTGAAGAGGGCTGCCGAGGCCGAGAAGGAAGAGAAGAAATAGAGTCATAGAGTTATTCCCAGGAATTTTGCATTTTGTTTTCTGAACTATGTAgattttttgttgtattttgaTGTTAGCTAAGCTGaagatttttaaattaattttatggtTGTATTGCtgattgtataattttttaagtttaccCTTTTCGAAAGTAATACAATCAATACCATTGATTTGGCATAATATATTCACATTTTCTTCCTGAAAATGAAACAAATGAAAATGTTAAAAGCACTTTGAACAAGGCAAATAGtaaaatttatgaaaattcTTCCCTCTTTTTTATTCTCATTTGATGTTTTCTTCATAGTTACCAAAAGAAAATGATGACCAGAAACATTAGAAAAAATTTGTGACCTCTAATGTTTTTGCTAATTGCGTCAGTAACTTATGTATGTAAAATTGGTTTTGTTTAGCAAACTGTAGTTCAAGGATGAATGGTGTTGACATGACTTAAGTCAACATATTACATAAGTCAACATATTACATAAATCTTTCAATCTAAGCATGTTAATTAAGTGTAAAGGTATCAATATCTTACATTAAGATGTTCAAACAGATTTGAGGATTTGGATTCTGGTTCAAATTTCCTCACAGATGGACAATGAGTAGGGATTTCTTTTACTATTACTTCTTTCACATCTCTTCCATAATCAAATCTCAAATCTCAATGATCATTTAGGAATGAAAAGGGAACAAGCAATGGAGGAAAATTTTGGTTAGTTGTTTTAGTGGTTTTATTGTTAATagttgaaattccgtattttaatattcccagtttgattatttaattaaatgattaattaaatgcggaacaataaaactggtactgaaaacagttttctgtagttacagaatgcaactctgtaactccagagaaacccagaaaaacaaatagtgcataaaagtaaaaacacacaagatttttgtacgtggtttcaacaatcctttcagattgttactagtccacggggccacgcccagagataagattcattagatcggtatcaaaaatacaaagtaattgacttatgcataaatagactccctcttattgtatgccgcaagcttgatgtattccacctactaaccgaatcttgataaaactccaagagctcgaactcccttcgatcaccttgaagagtgcttgaatcctcccgattcaaggcttaaaggctatctcccgaaagcctatacaaccatctcccgaaggttgtgtgcttgtatcctcccgatgcaagacttcaaaagcaatctcccgaaagcttgtaaatacccttctcccgaaggtgcactgatgttcttcttcgttgtagacttgaatacagactcaagacaatacaaacaaataaacagagtaagagtagaacaactcttctctacaaaacaaagacactcttttcttatgatatgaaagtgaataaaagagttaacataacaaagacactctttccttaagatatgaatataattctaagtgtatgaaaagagatacaaaacctagcagctataagatgtatttataatgaatatacatctcatagacagcttacattcggtctgaacaagacctcaacccactagaaacttccctaaaataattcttcaatcagtccaggaatttccgtttctgtacctacagaatcgtgggcagtaactacaaccttccttttatagaaaaggaaagtttagctccggttttctcttcaagaaacctgatcttagaaaataggaaactcaacacaagatcagaataacagctggttagcaaagaatcaatgtgtaatcaaaacttaccatttttacctcaatttccataaataggaaagctagtcaactttccttccaagtttagatatacacaaatagggaaaccatatcaatatatgccagccgaaatatacaaagaataataaaatatttttgtcaattaaatatgctaaaaatggaattaactATAGTTGTTGGTTATGTTTTGTTAGGAGTTTTATTAGTTAGTTGCTATGTTTTTCTAACGAGTAGTAGTTAGTGGAGCAATATAAATAAGTGATTAGTGGTTATAATAATGAGTGAGTTTTAACCTCATGGGAGATGAGTCAGAAATGAAACCTAAAAACTCTTCATATATGTTTCTTTCTTAGTCCTTATATAAACAATTTAAATTCATCCATTGAATTAAGGATACAAActaagtgttttattttaaggaatgatctaagtttatttatatatatatatatatatatatatttttttttttttttaaaaagaaaaactcaACCTCATTCATCTAAAATTAAGATCACTTTATAATTATTAgtttaaaacaagaaaaagacACTAAACATTTCATTATACAATGTTCGATAAGAGCATAGAAACATTGTCCATTACTTCAGCTCCAAAAATTAAGATGAAGtaaaaagaaaatccaaaaTCTTACAAGTATTTTGCTAATTGAAAGAAAGAAACTAAACTATGCTATCAATATCATAGTAATCAAATGAATATGATAGAACTTTTGAAATATCTGTTCTTTGTTCTTGCTCTAtttaagaaaaatgatgaacaaGCTCACGTTACAAATTTAGGGTctcatttattatttaacaaaataattctattagtaatttttgtaaaatttaaagtttaaaatattatttacccataaaaataatattactattaaaaaattaaacgaTTTTACCCATAAATATATGACctaatttatcatttaattgctttgacataaaaaaaaataaataaaattaatcaactgatattaaaaatcaaaatttacacaaaatagctaaaatcacatttttttatatataatttttacaattttttttttttttttttttttttttttttttacaaattctCGTTTTTACTAGTTTTTCACTTTTAGTTTTTCTCTtgaaaaaaaacattattttcACGTTGCTTTcccttgtattttattaaaaaaagaatactGTAAAATCTATATTTCTATaaattttttgtcattttaggtatttatgaaaaatgaactttttttgttattattattttcttttagttaCATCATAAGCTACtatttttcctaaaaaaaattatatttttacatttaaataattttttttttaaatatttttatggttttttataaaaataatacgaaaacaaaaaaaaaaaactacgtaacatcaaaataatatcaaaacaataacaaaacaataacaaaaaaataacataaaggtaACATataatcaacaataaattaataagagTATAACAGAcagtattttctgtaaataaaatcaaaaaaatagtaaaaatatttaaaattctgtaaaatagtatttttgtaatttttttgttgtttttgtgtatttgtaaacTAATTCCTTATTTCTATGTGTTTTCATACAATATGGGCCTGTATAGGCCCATTGGGCAAACAAACATTAGAGCCAAGTCCTTTCTCCGTCTCTGTCTCTCTGTGTTTTAAACCCTAACTTTTAACACACACacatatctctctctctctgccgCCTCTCCTCTCTCTCTTGAACTCTTCTCTTCGCCGGACAGAGGTAACAAACCCATTTATGGATGCATTCTGTGAATATTGTTATATTGTTTAGAATTATGACTTTTTAGGATCCATTTCTGACTCATTGTGTTGTTTGTTTTGCAGGTAAGGTAAGTTAAGCCATGGTGAAGCACAACAATGTAATCCCTAATGGTCATTTCAAAAAGCATTGGCAGAACTATGTCAAGACATGGTTCAATCAACCAGCTAGGAAGACCCGGAGAAGAATTGGTCAGTCACTCTTTTTCATCTTTAATCATCTTATTCAGGCAATTGTTAGTTGTGTCAGACCCATTTGTATAGATCTATTTGGTTTGGTTTAGTGAAATTTGTGTTTATTATGAAATTATCATCAGCTCGTCAGAAGAAGGCAGTGAAGATTTTTCCCAGGCCGACTGCGGGACCCCTTCGCCCTGTTGTTCATGGACAGACTTTGAAGTACAACATGAAGGTTCGGGCTGGCAGGGGCTTTTCATTAGAGGAACTCAAggtaattatgataattaattcTTCTAATGTAAATTTGAAGTTTTTGCAAATATGGAAAATGTGGTATGTGTGTCTTCATATGTACTTTACCTAATGATTTGAATGTGTTTTTCATGGCTTGGTCTGAGCTTTCTTGTGGATCCAAtgttgtgtgcctgtgtgaaaTTATGAACTTTTATACAATTGAGTCCATTCCATTCATGTGCTATGATTACAAAGTTCTTGATGTAAAGGGTTTTGTACATTTAGGCTGCTGGAATTCCAAAGAAGCTTGCTCCCACCATTGGAATCTCAGTAGATCACCGCCGTAGGAACAGGTCTTTGGAGGGTCTTCAATCTAATGTTCAGAGGCTTAAGACGTACAAAGCCAAACTTGTTGTCTTCCCAAGACGTGCCCGCAAGTTCAAGGTAGAGTTTGATAGTCTTTTTTGTATTCATTGGGTTGTACTAGTAACCGTgtttatgattatgttatgataTCTTTTACTCGTTTGCATTTTAGGCTGGAGACTCTGCACCAGAGGAGTTGGCCAATGCTACCCAGGTCCAAGGCGAGTTCTTGCCTATTGCTCGTGAGAAGCCAGCATTTGAGCTTGTTAAGATTACTGATGACATGAAGTCATTTAAGGCTTACAACAAGCTCAGGCTGGAGCGCACAAACGCACGCCATCTCGGTGCTAGGTTGAAGAGGGCTGCAGAGGCCGAGAAAGAAGACAAGAAGTAGAGAGTTTCGGGTTTATTCTGAAAAATTTTGCGTTTTGGGTTGGACCCTATTTTCTGAACTATAGAGATTTTGTTGTTCTGTGATGTTAGCTAAGTTGaagatttttcaattattggttATGGTTGCATTACTTATTGCGCTTTTGGTAAATTCATTCTATTCTCAAATCATTGCTGAATcagttttttattattacttgctcttttgtttaaattttaatcacaataaatgATGAAGAAAGAAAACATCGAATGATATTTTCTTTCATGTATATGAGAAAGATGACAATACTTAAAATCAAGTAGTATGTTAGGCAATGCCTACCATAGGGAtcttgtatatttttatttttagcatCTTGTTATAAGTGATCAATTTGTCAAATTGAGTTTGAATTCAAAGAGTTAGTATGTTTActtggttatttttttttttctttttttcaaataaagcCTTTATAAAATAAAGGATATGTTAGATCTTTCGGTTATTACAAAAGATAAGATTAGGTATGGAGGAGGGCTTCACCATACTCATTAGAGagttaattacaaaaattaatataattatcaaTATTTCAACTGGAGTAGATTTCTTTCAGAGCTTTGATAACTTTCTCCTAATCACTCTCAACCAAAATAAAGTAGTGCTTCATTAAAACAGCTGATTCCAATGCTAGCCGACACGCCTTAGCTTTGTGGGTAGCTTTGCCAATGCTACCCACAAAGCTGTCACCGTCTGATCCCTAGTTAATACCGCCACGCAGAAGGACTCGCTGCCAATCTTCATCACAGTTGATTTTGTATAATGAATACTTCCATTATACAattacttaatatatatatatttttttttaaattttggtaaGCAAAGATTATTTTTGCACCAAAGAATCATTTACAACCTCCAAAATACAACTCGCACTCCCAACAGGGAGGCCAAAACCTCAAGACATCATCTATACAAGTAAGGTTGTCATCCAATCTTTATCAGAAGTAGGAATTTTATCCATGGAAAAATTCCTAATTATATTACAAACA
Encoded here:
- the LOC115710036 gene encoding large ribosomal subunit protein eL13z; this translates as MVKHNNVIPNGHFKKHWQNYVKTWFNQPARKTRRRIARQKKAVKIFPRPTAGPLRPVVHGQTLKYNMKVRAGRGFSLEELKAAGIPKKLAPTIGISVDHRRRNRSLEGLQSNVQRLKTYKAKLVVFPRRARKFKAGDSAPEELANATQVQGEFLPIAREKPAFELVKITDDMKSFKAYNKLRLERTNARHLGARLKRAAEAEKEDKK
- the LOC115711328 gene encoding large ribosomal subunit protein eL13z, coding for MVKHNNVIPNGHFKKHWQNYVKTWFNQPARKTRRRIARQKKAVKIFPRPTAGPLRPVVHGQTLKYNMKVRAGRGFSLEELKAAGIPKKLAPTIGISVDHRRRNRSLEGLQSNVQRLKTYKAKLVVFPRRARKFKAGDSAPEELANATQVQGEFLPIAREKPAFELVKITDDMKSFKAYNKLRLERTNARHLGARLKRAAEAEKEEKK